The Gallus gallus isolate bGalGal1 chromosome 3, bGalGal1.mat.broiler.GRCg7b, whole genome shotgun sequence genome window below encodes:
- the AvBD1 gene encoding gallinacin-1 alpha precursor, whose amino-acid sequence MRIVYLLLPFILLLAQGAAGSSQALGRKSDCFRKSGFCAFLKCPSLTLISGKCSRFYLCCKRIWG is encoded by the exons ATGCGGATCGTGTACCTGCTCCTCCCCTTCATCCTCCTCCTGGCCCAGGGTGCTGCAG GATCCTCCCAGGCTCTAGGAAGGAAGTCAGATTGTTTTCGAAAGAGTGGCTTCTGTGCATTTCTGAAGTGCCCTTCCCTCACTCTCATCAGTGGGAAATGCTCAAGATTTTACCTCTGCTGCAAAAG aatATGGGGCTGA
- the DEFB4A gene encoding gallinacin-2 precursor produces MRILYLLFSLLFLALQVSPGLSSPRRDMLFCKGGSCHFGGCPSHLIKVGSCFGFRSCCKWPWNA; encoded by the exons ATGAGGATTCTTTacctgcttttctctctcctcttcctggCACTCCAGGTTTCTCCAG GGTTGTCTTCGCCCCGGCGGGACATGCTGTTCTGTAAAGGAGGGTCCTGCCACTTTGGAGGGTGTCCCAGCCATCTAATCAAAGTCGGAAGCTGCTTCGGGTTCCGTTCCTGCTGCAAATG GCCTTGGAATGCATAA